In one window of Candidatus Omnitrophota bacterium DNA:
- a CDS encoding M48 family metallopeptidase has product MHREFAARFLSALILAVSVTGCASLGSYNAATQRREFIFIPTDYEVSMGQDVHRQIMEQYKPSDNKAQAARLERIGQKLAQVSDRQDYEYHFFLVDSKDLNAFTTPGGNIYMHTGLMDRMKSDDEVAAVLAHEIGHCAARHTVKKFQAAVGYDLISGIILNQVTKQEQTRQIAALGTGAVMNLVFSSYSRKDEYEADRLGLKYMSLAGYDMDGMVKTFEILNQESKGPEVPLLLRSHPYLEDRIAAVKKEQERIRTEGL; this is encoded by the coding sequence ATGCATCGGGAATTCGCGGCGCGTTTTTTGAGCGCGCTGATCTTGGCGGTGTCCGTAACGGGGTGCGCGAGCTTAGGGTCGTATAACGCGGCCACCCAGCGCCGGGAGTTCATTTTCATCCCGACGGACTACGAAGTGTCCATGGGGCAGGACGTCCACCGCCAGATCATGGAGCAGTACAAGCCGTCGGACAATAAGGCCCAGGCGGCGCGGCTGGAGCGGATCGGGCAGAAGCTCGCCCAGGTGTCGGACCGCCAGGATTACGAATACCATTTTTTTCTCGTCGACTCCAAGGACCTCAACGCCTTCACCACCCCCGGGGGCAACATCTACATGCACACGGGGCTGATGGACCGCATGAAATCCGACGATGAGGTGGCCGCGGTCCTGGCGCATGAGATCGGCCACTGCGCGGCCCGGCACACGGTCAAGAAGTTCCAGGCCGCGGTCGGGTACGACCTGATCAGCGGCATCATCCTGAACCAGGTGACCAAACAGGAGCAGACCCGGCAGATCGCCGCCCTGGGAACCGGGGCCGTCATGAATCTGGTTTTTTCTTCGTACAGCCGCAAGGACGAATACGAGGCCGACCGGCTCGGGTTGAAGTATATGTCTCTGGCCGGATACGACATGGACGGGATGGTGAAAACCTTCGAGATCCTCAATCAGGAGTCGAAGGGCCCCGAGGTCCCGCTGTTGCTGCGGTCCCACCCGTATCTGGAGGACCGCATCGCGGCCGTGAAAAAAGAGCAGGAACGGATCAGGACAGAAGGCCTGTGA
- a CDS encoding RNA methyltransferase, with protein MRIYGRNPVLERLKTNPQSIKKLFVQEGHPETGYVQKKARKHGIPMVSVPYSKILKLARNVNTQGILAETSDFAYVPFGEMAETALSKGQTLVFLDGLNDPQNLGSIIRGLSCLGGFGIVIPKHDSVDVTESVLRVASGADNFISVSRVSNLTQAIDTVKEAGFWAAGAVVEGGQDVRAVPLPFPLALVVGSEQKGIRDVVKKHLDVEVTIPMAHPRLSLNVAQATLVMAYEIFRQKRTSAAPSRAGASSGGEKHS; from the coding sequence ATGAGAATTTACGGCAGAAACCCGGTCCTGGAACGGCTCAAGACGAACCCGCAGAGCATCAAAAAGCTTTTCGTCCAGGAAGGCCATCCGGAGACCGGTTACGTCCAGAAAAAAGCGAGAAAACACGGCATCCCCATGGTGTCGGTGCCGTATTCCAAGATTTTGAAGCTGGCCCGGAACGTCAACACGCAGGGGATCCTGGCCGAGACGTCGGATTTCGCCTATGTGCCGTTCGGCGAAATGGCCGAAACGGCCCTGAGCAAGGGACAGACCCTGGTTTTTCTCGACGGGCTTAACGATCCCCAGAATCTGGGTTCGATCATCCGCGGCCTGTCCTGCCTGGGAGGGTTCGGGATCGTGATCCCGAAGCATGATTCCGTGGATGTCACGGAGTCGGTCCTGCGCGTGGCGTCCGGCGCCGACAATTTCATTTCCGTCTCCCGCGTGTCCAACCTGACCCAGGCCATCGACACGGTCAAGGAGGCCGGGTTCTGGGCGGCCGGTGCGGTGGTCGAGGGAGGACAGGATGTCCGCGCCGTTCCCCTGCCGTTTCCGCTGGCGCTGGTGGTCGGCTCGGAGCAGAAGGGCATCCGCGACGTCGTCAAAAAACATTTGGATGTGGAAGTGACGATCCCCATGGCTCATCCTCGCCTGTCGCTCAACGTGGCGCAGGCCACGCTGGTCATGGCCTATGAGATTTTTCGGCAGAAGAGAACATCGGCCGCGCCGTCCCGGGCCGGGGCGTCCTCCGGCGGGGAGAAGCATTCATGA
- a CDS encoding Hpt domain-containing protein, which translates to MDKSIFDLEDVLERVQGDKDLLLELMDIFSEDYAEKKDILLDLLEDVNFEEIRNVAHSIKGAAGNISAKSVHAVAERIEKMAEHKEQKDLGDALRKMDEEFAKLVICMDEVRREFGTS; encoded by the coding sequence ATGGATAAAAGCATCTTTGATCTCGAGGACGTTCTCGAACGCGTGCAGGGGGACAAGGACCTTCTCCTGGAGCTGATGGACATTTTTTCTGAGGATTACGCGGAGAAAAAGGATATCCTTCTGGATCTCCTGGAGGACGTCAACTTTGAGGAGATTCGGAACGTCGCCCACTCCATCAAGGGGGCGGCCGGCAACATTTCCGCCAAGTCGGTTCACGCTGTCGCGGAGAGGATAGAGAAGATGGCGGAGCACAAGGAACAAAAGGACCTCGGGGACGCCCTGCGCAAGATGGACGAAGAGTTCGCCAAGCTGGTCATCTGCATGGACGAGGTCCGGCGCGAGTTTGGAACGTCCTGA
- a CDS encoding HD domain-containing protein, producing MRTGKKTSRGPSRGDLTAALNFFAEAGLLKKVKRSGWWVAGIKDPESVAEHSFRTAVIGFYLAYLEGVDPFQVMTMCLFNDIHEARINDLHKMGHFYINFKEAEKKVFADQMKALAPSVRKKLEEFRRHYDDQQSPESLVARDADILECLLQAKEYYDEGYLGARLFFARAPKFLKSAGARKLWGQIRRWKSHGWWQNVVSFQR from the coding sequence ATGAGAACCGGGAAAAAGACATCGCGGGGACCATCCCGCGGCGACCTCACCGCCGCGCTGAATTTCTTCGCCGAAGCCGGCCTGCTGAAAAAGGTGAAGCGCAGCGGATGGTGGGTGGCGGGGATCAAGGACCCGGAGAGCGTCGCCGAGCACAGCTTCCGCACCGCCGTGATCGGTTTTTATCTGGCCTACCTGGAAGGGGTGGACCCGTTCCAGGTGATGACCATGTGTCTGTTCAACGACATCCATGAGGCGCGGATCAACGACCTGCACAAGATGGGCCATTTTTATATCAATTTCAAGGAAGCGGAAAAGAAGGTCTTCGCCGACCAGATGAAGGCCCTGGCCCCGTCGGTGAGAAAAAAGCTCGAGGAGTTCCGCCGCCATTACGACGACCAGCAGTCGCCGGAAAGCCTTGTCGCGCGGGACGCCGACATCCTGGAGTGCCTTTTGCAGGCCAAGGAATATTACGACGAAGGGTATCTGGGCGCGCGCCTGTTCTTCGCGCGGGCCCCGAAGTTTCTCAAGAGCGCCGGGGCCCGGAAACTCTGGGGCCAGATCCGGCGGTGGAAAAGCCACGGCTGGTGGCAGAACGTGGTGAGTTTTCAGCGGTGA
- a CDS encoding PAS domain S-box protein, with translation MPQKNKQEPFAFGNLVSRLGLGAFRRLPGARSKFVFANPVLGGILGYSSDEILEMAWGQLFVDPAKPRELDLRISEAGFCVYEEVRLKAKDKTAVTCLMSCRAVKDGRGRVLWIDGIVEEAAIHKKFEKDLLESRELFRLVFNNSAAAITVTDKEHRIIAWNPYAEKFLGMDKKDLFNTFVKELYPSAEWQRLQTLGIRQRGMLSDIETQVRRKDGSVLDVNLSVSVIKDSGGVVIGTIGIMNDITRQKTAERRIKESENKIRIILDNSAVAITLTDEQDRLVSWNRYAEQLLGFSREELYLKPVKSLYPAEEHDKIRSAEIRKYGSRHHLETRVLKKDGTLIDVDLSVNVLKGSNDQVIGSVGIMQDITEQKRFQQMLLQAKTIAEEANSAKSLFLANMSHEVRTPMNTILGMIDLTLDTEMSLEQRDNLSTAKDAADILLSLLNDIIDLSRVEAGKIQLEQIEMNIHNIVKSVCKGLSVLAQNKKLELAWDVDPAVPETLVGDPVRVRQVLVNLINNAIKFTFQGKIVTSVRVEGAEGDELELRFAVADEGIGIPKDKQNAIFDVFTQADPSTTRRFGGTGLGLSISKRLVEMMNGRIWVESEEFKGSTFSFTARLKTVPEKREVPAPAPDFAEPSGDKPLREIKDLAILLAEDNIVNQKIAARMLEKRGWKVKAVENGQAVLDLMAKEKFDLILMDAQMPIMDGFEATRLIREQEKATKKHIPIIALTARAMTADRTQCLQSGMDGYVSKPIDRQKLYEAIEQLF, from the coding sequence ATGCCGCAAAAAAATAAACAGGAACCATTCGCGTTCGGCAATCTCGTGTCCCGGCTGGGACTGGGCGCCTTCCGCCGTCTTCCCGGGGCCCGGAGCAAGTTTGTTTTTGCGAATCCCGTCCTGGGGGGGATCCTGGGATACTCGTCGGACGAGATCCTGGAAATGGCGTGGGGCCAGCTGTTCGTTGACCCGGCGAAACCGCGGGAACTCGACCTCCGGATCTCGGAGGCGGGGTTCTGCGTCTATGAAGAGGTCCGGCTGAAGGCCAAGGACAAGACCGCGGTGACCTGCCTGATGAGCTGCCGGGCGGTGAAGGACGGGCGGGGCCGGGTCCTCTGGATCGACGGGATCGTTGAGGAAGCGGCGATCCACAAAAAGTTCGAAAAGGACCTCCTGGAGTCAAGGGAACTCTTCCGCCTGGTGTTCAACAACTCGGCGGCCGCCATCACCGTGACGGACAAGGAGCACAGGATCATCGCCTGGAACCCTTACGCCGAAAAATTTCTCGGCATGGACAAAAAAGATCTGTTCAACACGTTCGTCAAGGAACTTTATCCGTCGGCCGAGTGGCAGCGGCTGCAGACGCTCGGCATCCGGCAGAGAGGGATGCTTTCCGACATCGAGACCCAGGTCCGGCGCAAGGACGGCAGCGTCCTGGACGTCAATCTGTCGGTGTCGGTCATCAAGGACTCGGGAGGCGTCGTCATCGGCACGATCGGGATCATGAACGACATCACCCGGCAGAAGACCGCCGAGCGCCGGATCAAGGAGTCCGAGAACAAGATCCGCATCATCCTGGACAACTCCGCGGTGGCCATCACGCTCACCGATGAGCAGGACCGCCTGGTCTCCTGGAACCGTTACGCCGAACAGCTCCTGGGATTCTCGCGGGAAGAGCTTTATCTGAAGCCCGTGAAATCGCTGTATCCGGCCGAAGAGCATGACAAAATCCGGAGCGCGGAGATCCGCAAATACGGCTCGCGCCATCACTTGGAGACCCGGGTCTTGAAAAAGGACGGGACCCTCATCGACGTGGACCTTTCGGTCAACGTCCTCAAGGGATCGAACGACCAGGTTATCGGGTCGGTGGGGATCATGCAGGACATCACGGAACAGAAACGGTTCCAGCAGATGCTCCTGCAGGCCAAGACCATCGCCGAGGAGGCCAACAGCGCCAAGAGCCTGTTCCTGGCCAATATGTCGCACGAGGTTCGGACCCCGATGAACACCATTTTGGGGATGATCGATTTGACCCTGGACACGGAGATGTCTCTCGAACAGCGCGACAATCTCTCTACGGCCAAGGACGCCGCCGACATCCTGCTGAGCCTGCTGAACGATATCATCGACCTGTCCCGCGTGGAGGCCGGTAAGATCCAGCTTGAGCAGATCGAGATGAACATCCACAATATCGTCAAAAGCGTGTGCAAGGGGCTTTCCGTCCTGGCGCAGAACAAGAAGCTTGAGCTGGCGTGGGACGTGGACCCGGCCGTGCCGGAGACCCTGGTCGGAGACCCGGTCCGCGTCCGGCAGGTCCTGGTCAACCTCATCAACAACGCGATCAAATTCACGTTTCAGGGCAAGATCGTCACCAGCGTGAGGGTGGAGGGCGCCGAAGGAGACGAACTCGAGCTGCGGTTCGCGGTCGCGGATGAAGGCATCGGCATTCCCAAAGACAAACAGAACGCTATTTTTGACGTCTTCACCCAGGCGGACCCGTCGACCACGCGCCGTTTCGGCGGCACCGGGCTTGGGCTGTCGATCTCCAAAAGGCTGGTGGAGATGATGAACGGCCGGATTTGGGTGGAGAGCGAGGAATTCAAAGGGAGCACGTTTTCCTTCACGGCGCGGCTGAAGACCGTTCCGGAAAAGAGGGAGGTCCCCGCCCCGGCGCCGGACTTTGCCGAGCCGTCGGGAGACAAGCCGCTCAGGGAGATCAAGGACCTGGCGATCCTCCTCGCGGAGGACAACATTGTCAACCAGAAGATCGCCGCGCGCATGCTGGAAAAGCGCGGCTGGAAGGTCAAGGCCGTCGAGAACGGGCAGGCGGTCCTGGACCTGATGGCGAAGGAAAAATTTGATTTGATCCTCATGGACGCGCAGATGCCGATCATGGACGGCTTTGAGGCCACGCGCCTGATCCGCGAGCAGGAGAAGGCGACGAAGAAGCACATCCCCATCATCGCGCTGACCGCCCGCGCCATGACGGCGGACAGGACCCAGTGCCTTCAGAGCGGCATGGACGGCTACGTGTCCAAGCCCATCGACAGGCAGAAATTGTACGAGGCCATTGAACAACTTTTTTGA